The sequence AAATCTGACGGTTTCGGTAGTCATACATACCCACCCTTTTCAGCGAATCAGTCGCAATTTCTTTGTCTGATTTTGAAAGTCGACCAAATAAGCGACCCTTGCGGTAGCGCCCCATCATGGTGATGTCCATTACAGTGGCGGGAAAGTCCCAATCAACCGATTGCCTCTGTGGAACATAGCCGAGACGCTCGCGCACCTTATCGGGATCTTTTTCAAAAACCTTCACGTAACCGCTATCGGTTTCCAATATGCCCATTGCCGCTTTAAGCAAAGTGGTTTTACCCGAACCATTCGGCCCGATAATCCCCACCAGTTTTCCTTCGGGAATTTCGAAATCAATATCCCAAAGCACGGGCTGCTTGTCATAGCTCACCGTGAGGTTATGTGCTTCAAAAGCGATCATTGCAACGCTATTTTTATAGTTTCTACATTGTGGCGCACCATTTTTTGATAGGTTTCAGCGCCGCTTCCTTCCGGGCCAGGGGCGTCAGAATAGAGGGTTCCACCGAGCTTCAATTCACCTCCTTTTTGGCGAACGCCCGAAACAACGGCTTCCATGGATCGGGATGAAATACTCGACTCTACGAAGACTGCCCCAATCTGCTCAGCGATAATTAAATCTACCATTTGCTCTACATCTTTCAAGCCGTATTCGGCGGCGGTAGAGATTCCTTGAAGTCCAAGAACACGAATTTCGTATGCCCGACCGAAATAGGAAAAAGCGTCGTGAGCGGTGAGCAAAACCCGGTTCTGAATTGGAATCTCCGCCATTTCAGAAAGGGTCCAGCGGTGGAGTTCATCTAAATTCGACAAATACTCCTCTGATCTCATCGAGTCCAAAACTCCCAGTGTTTTCAGTTCAGGAAACGAGGCTTCCAAAACATGTTTCCAGAGTTGAACGTCAAACCAGATGTGCGGGTCTGGATAATCGGAAGTGCCATCGGGCAAAATAAGTTCGGCATCCGAAAGAGTAGTTCCGAGTAAAATGACAGGCTTGCGTTTTGACATCTTTTCGAGGATATCCTGCATTCGTCCTTCCAGATGCAGCCCGTTTGCGACGATTAAATCAGCTTCCGCCAAATAATCAAGGCTTTGCTTAGTGGGTTTGAAAAGATGCGGATCTGTGCCGGGACCCATGAGTGATACCACCGATACGCTCGTGTCGAGCATAGCTTTCATGGCATCGCCTATCATGGAGGTCGTTGTGACAACCAAAAAACGCTTTTGACTTTGATCATTTTGGCTACAGCCAAATGCGAGTAAAATCAGCAGTATAAAAAAAATGTGCCTTCTCATGAAGGCACAAAGATCACCATTTTTAGATTAGTCTAAAAATATTGATTGAATAGTCTAATAAATCGCTCTCGACGTTCTTCTTCCAGGTCGATAGATCACTGAAAACTCGAGGGCACCACGGTTTTGTGAATAGTCACTCAATTCAGACGTATTGATGTCATATGAGATTCTGAAAATATTTGAGTTGTGCCTGATTCCAGCATGAAGAATCAAAGCATCTGATGTACGGTACCCCAATCCACCAATAGCTTGGTAGGCCGTTCCTTCTATTTCGTAATGCCCGAGCACAGTAGCGAGAAATTGATTTGACTCCCGTTGTCTCATGTATAAGACAGACGCATCCATGAGAAAACTTCGGTTCACTTCAATTCTGGCACCTACGTTACCCATCCATCGCATTGGAAGCCTTGACTCCTCTTCGCCGATGAATGACTCATTGGGCATAGTGAGGTGAAATACGGCTAGGTCAGCAAAGGGATTGACTTTCTTCGTTCTATCCGTAGACTTGTAGGCAAAACCGATATTGGCATCGATCATAAATCTGGATGTCCTGTCGAAATTCTCTCTGGTCGGAAGATCGCCATCGAAGATAAATCCATCGTATTGCGCGTCGAAAATCAAACCACTCGTGTTCACCCTTTTGTAGAGAATCCCCAATTGAACTCCCGTTGAAAGGATGTACTTGGTCTGATTAGGGTTGGTAATCTGATAAGCTCCTGACGCTAAAAAACTTGAAGAATTAATCACGTTAGCAGCATCAGTATTTACAAATGACCCTCCGAAACCAAAACGATCTCCGGTTCCTAAGTCAAATGATACACCGAACGTATTTATACTAGTGGCCAATGAGCTCCACTGTGTTCGGTATAATGCTGCTACTCTCATATCTGTGAATTTCAGCATCCCCGTATTGGCGGGATTGAAAAGAATTGGAGCAGCTTGGTACTGCGAAATCTGCGCGTCTTGAGCTTGGTTCTTCTGCGCGAACAGAAGAGCCAAAGCTGCAAGAGTTGTTACTAGTTGCTTTTTCATGATGGGGACTTTTTTAGTTCTTCTCATAGCTTATCTGAATAAATTGATTCGCCCTGAGTAGTCGAAGGTTTCTCCTTCAAGATTCGTGGCTTTAATGGTATACACATAGACTCCTACGGGCACTTCACTACCGTTTTCAGTACCATCCCAACCTATTTCCTGATCGGTAGTTTGGAATATCTCTCGTCCCCAGTTATCATAAACCTTAAAGTCGAGTGTGATGAATGGCCCTCCACGTACGAAGTACACATCGTTGGTATTGTCACCGTTTGGCGAGAAACTGTTTGGCAATCGTGGTGGAAGAACCGTTTGGCCCTCTACCTGTAGAGATTGCGATACTGAGTCAACACACCCGGTGGTACCTGTAACGGTCAAAGTCACAAGGTAATCTCCTTCATCAGGGTAGCTGTACGTCGGATTTTGCTGTTGAGTAACCCCTAAACCGTCTCCGAAATTCCAATTCCATTGCTCCGCAAGAGTGGACTCATCATCAAAGATGAAGTCGAAATTGATCGGCGCCCTCGTTTGGTTGACAGAGAAGCCTGCCTGTGGTCCTTGAACCACATTGATCAACTGCGTTGTAGTATCTGTACAGCCAATGCTGCTTTCAACCACGAGCTGAACGGTTTGACTACCTTCTGCATTGAAGACAAACGTTGGGTTCTGTTGATTATCTATATTTCCGTTTCCGAAATCCCAGACATACCCGTCTATCTCGCCTTCAAACACTTCTGTTGCATCAGTGAACTGAACCGGTGATCCGACACATGCATTGGAAGCGGTAAAGGCTGCCGAAAGCGGCGCACTGATGTTCACCAACACCGTATCTGTTCCTTCTGCACAGCCTTCAAATCCTGTGGCCGTGAGAATGATTTGCACCTGCTCGGCGATTACATCTGCATTTCCGAATACATACTCCGGAGCAAACTCATCACCCGTGTTCAAGAATATACCATCACCTTCTGTAGACCATGATATGGTTTCGAAGTTTTCAGCACTTCCCGACATGCTCAATAGACCTGAAGTCTCGCAAACAAATTGGTCGGGACCCGCAGAAACTACCGGCGCAGGGTTGATGGTGAAAAGTACCATGTCAGTTGCAGCCTCACAAGGACCATTGTTGGCCGAAGTGATTATCAATTCTGCAAACCCTACAAGGATGTCGTTTTCTCCGAATACATAGGTCGCATCAAGACTGGTATTGTCCGGCTCAAATGTTCCGAAAGACGTTGTAGACCAAACTGCTTCTCCAGTAGACGAAATTCCACTGAGCTGAACGCTTCCGTCAGTAGAGCAGAAGGTTTGATCCGCTCCGGCACCCACAGTTGCAGGCTGAGTGAAGGTAACTTCGAAGTCCGCAGAATTTGATCCGCACACACCATTAGAGGTAGCAGTGAGTGTGAGAGTTGTTACTCCCGCAGACAATTCTGCTGCCGAAGGGGTGTAGGTAACCTCTTCGCTGACATTGTCAGGTGAGAATGTTCCCGCTCCTGTTGACGTCCAGATAAATGAATCCTCGTCAGACACATTACCATTCAATTCTACAGCAGGATCAGAAGTACAGACAGACGCTTCCGCAATGATCTCAACACCTGGCACTCTGTCCACACTCACGACGAGTGAGTCAGTAAAGGCCGGGCAGCTACCGTTTCCTTGGGCAGTCAAGTACAGTGTTACCGTACCTGCGTCCAAATCGGTTTGAGCCATTTCGTATTCAGGGTTAAGTATATCACTCTGAGGAGTGAAAGTACCACCGCCTGAAGTCGTCCAGTTAAAGTTTGATGATCCGGATACGCTTCCTCCTAATTGAACTGTAGCTTGATCTTCACAGATTTCCACATCCATTCCGGCATTGGCTGATACTGCGTCAGAGAATGTTACTTGCATCTGATCACTCGCACCTGCACAAAGACCATTTTCGTATGTATTCAGAGTCAGAGTGGCTCCGCCAATGATACTATCAGCCTGTGAAGGCATATAGATTGCAGTGAGAACACTGTCATTTGGCATGAACACACCCGAACCTGAAGTCTCCCATACTCCACCCGAAGCAGCTGTTACTGATCCAAGGAGTTGAACTCCTTCAATGGATCCACAGATTACCGCATCGGCCCCGGCATTGGCTTCGGGAAGAGATTGGAATGTTACTGTAATAGTTGCTGAACCTTCATTACAAAGTACGCTGTTGGTAGATGTCAATGTGATCTCTACAGAACCGACATCCAAATCGGTTTGACTCGGCTCGTAGAAGGCATTGAGAGCAGTATTGGTCGGGAAGAATTCCCCTGTCCCGGTGGTGCTCCAAATACCTGTATTACTGTCTCCATTCACAACTCCATTGAGGTTAACTAAATCCTGTGTTTCACAAACTTCAGTGTCCTCTCCAGCATAAACAAATGCTCCATCTCCAAAGCTCAATTCAAAGCTATCGCTGGTCTCAGAACAAATTCCATTGTTGGTAGATGTAAGCGTAAGTGTTACGGATCCACCGTCGATGTCATTCTGAGAGAAATTGTAAACAGCATTTAAGCTAGTTGCTGAAGGTGAGAATGTTCCATCACCCGTCGTCATCCATACTCCTGTAGTGGTTCCTTGGCTCACTTCTCCAAAGAGTTGTGTGCTTCCAGCCTCGCTACACACCACTTGATCCGGTCCAGCTTCTACTTCGATACCTGTATTGATGTCAAGGAAGAGTGAATCCGCATCAGCAAAGCAGTTTCCATTTCCTGTCGTTGTCAAGATCAAGAATACTCCACCTGCGTCAATATCCGCCTGACTTGCCACGTAGAACGTGCTCAAATCATTGTTATTTTGGAATGATCCTGAACCTGTGGTTGCCCACTGACCTCCGAGAGCGTCGGTAACAGTTCCTGAAATCGCAAATGGTATCACAGTTCCACACACTGCTTGATCATCTCCTGCATTTGCCTCAGGGCCATCTATAAAATTGAGGGTCAAGAAGTCAGAAGCTTGATTACAGCTATTAGTAACTGTCGCAGTTAAGTTCACCGATCCATTCACCAAATCATCTGTACTTGGAACATACGTTGCCGTGATGCTCGTGTTGTTTGGTGTGAAAGAACCCGTTCCTGTAGTACTCCACAGCACTTCATCCCCTCCGTTGATGGTGGCAGAAACTTCTGCTTCAGGAGCATTATCACAAGTCGTAATGTCTTCGCCTACATTCACCGTTCCCTGAGGGAAGATCTCGAGAATCAAGGTGTCTGTGACAGCCGTACAATTTCCAACGTCAGTTGACGTCAATACAAACTCTATGATTTGATTAGTCACATCTGCCGCAGAGAAAATATACTCAGCATTCAAGTCAGATGCGTTCGGTGAGAATGTACCTGAACCATTGGTCGTCCAAACTCCTGTATTGTTGGCTCCTGATACAAGTCCGTTAAGCATAACAGATGTTTCAGAAGAACAAACAGTAAGATCTGTACCTGCATTTACCTGTGGCTCTGGTGTAAATGTTACCACCATGTCATCTTCAGCTTGGTTGCATGAATTCACTTCAAAAGTGAATGTCACAGAACCATTGGCCAAATCATCATCA comes from Cryomorphaceae bacterium 1068 and encodes:
- a CDS encoding metal ABC transporter ATP-binding protein: MIAFEAHNLTVSYDKQPVLWDIDFEIPEGKLVGIIGPNGSGKTTLLKAAMGILETDSGYVKVFEKDPDKVRERLGYVPQRQSVDWDFPATVMDITMMGRYRKGRLFGRLSKSDKEIATDSLKRVGMYDYRNRQISELSGGQQQRVFIARSLAQQADVYLMDEPFVGIDAASEESILNILQEMRTAGKTVIMVHHDLHTALEFFDWVILLNTRLVAAGPKEDVLTEENLRTAYGGKLNVLSRIADLIKSKEYPIREKDMKE
- a CDS encoding zinc ABC transporter substrate-binding protein yields the protein MRRHIFFILLILLAFGCSQNDQSQKRFLVVTTTSMIGDAMKAMLDTSVSVVSLMGPGTDPHLFKPTKQSLDYLAEADLIVANGLHLEGRMQDILEKMSKRKPVILLGTTLSDAELILPDGTSDYPDPHIWFDVQLWKHVLEASFPELKTLGVLDSMRSEEYLSNLDELHRWTLSEMAEIPIQNRVLLTAHDAFSYFGRAYEIRVLGLQGISTAAEYGLKDVEQMVDLIIAEQIGAVFVESSISSRSMEAVVSGVRQKGGELKLGGTLYSDAPGPEGSGAETYQKMVRHNVETIKIALQ
- a CDS encoding PorP/SprF family type IX secretion system membrane protein, whose translation is MKKQLVTTLAALALLFAQKNQAQDAQISQYQAAPILFNPANTGMLKFTDMRVAALYRTQWSSLATSINTFGVSFDLGTGDRFGFGGSFVNTDAANVINSSSFLASGAYQITNPNQTKYILSTGVQLGILYKRVNTSGLIFDAQYDGFIFDGDLPTRENFDRTSRFMIDANIGFAYKSTDRTKKVNPFADLAVFHLTMPNESFIGEEESRLPMRWMGNVGARIEVNRSFLMDASVLYMRQRESNQFLATVLGHYEIEGTAYQAIGGLGYRTSDALILHAGIRHNSNIFRISYDINTSELSDYSQNRGALEFSVIYRPGRRTSRAIY